A window of Rhodothermales bacterium genomic DNA:
GGTCATTCAATAGCCCGGTCTGGTTTAATGTCGGACTCTTCCAACAGTACGGCGTGCGAGATTCAGGCGGCAAAGTGATCTACGGTTGGGACGAGCAGCAGCAGGCCGTCGTCGAAGTCGATCCCTACGAACGTCCGCAGGCATCGGCATGCTTCATCATCTCGGTCGAAGACTCCATCGACGATATCTGGAAGCTGATGGGCGAGAGCGCCCGGCTCTTCAAGTTCGGATCAGGAGTGGGAGCAGACTGGTCCGCTCTCCGCTCATCAAAAGAAAAGCTGTCGGGTGGTGGCACACCGTCAGGCCCGGTGTCCTTCATGCGCGTGCAAGACGCGACCGGTGGAACCATCAAGAGTGGAGGCAAGACGCGCCGCGCCGCGATCATGCAAACACTGAAGTGCTGGCACGCGGACATCATGGAGTTCGTAACGGCCAAGCAGGACGAGGAGAAGAAGGCATGGGCCCTCATCGAACAGGGCTATGACGGCTCATTCAATGGGCCCGCATACGGCAGCGTAGCGTTTCAGAATGTAAACCAGTCCGTGCGGGTAACCGACGAATTCATGGCGGCCGCCGAAGCCGACGAATCGTACACGCTTCACGGTGTGAACGACGGCGGCGTGAAGACCGAGGTGCAGGCAGCGGAAGTCCTGAACAAGATCGCACAAGGCACACACGTGTGCGGCGACCCGGGACTGCAGTACGAAGACACCATCCAGCGCTGGCACACGTGCAAGAACTCGGCCCCCATCAACTCGAGCAATCCGTGCTCCGAGTACATGTTTCTGGATGACTCCGCCTGTAACCTGGCGTCACTCAACCTGCGGAAATTTCAGGACGCCGACGGCAATTTTGATGTCGAACGATTTCGTGCAGCATCGCGTCTGTTTATCACGGCGATGGAAATCCTGGTCGACAACGCCGGCTATCCGTCTCCGAACATCACAAAGAACAGCCGCGACTACCGTCCGCTCGGGCTCGGGTTCGCAAACCTCGGCGCACTGATCATGTCGATGGGTATGCCGTACGACTCCGATGAGGGCCGCGCCGTCGCCGGAGCTATCACGGCCATCGAGCACGCCGAAGCCTTTGCCCGTAGCGCTGAAATAGCAGCCAACAGCTCGATTGGACCGTTCGTTGGATACGAGCGCAACCGCGACGTCATGCTGGAGGTGATGCGCATGCACCAGCGCGCCGTCGAGAACATCGGCCCCAGTTGTCCGGAGTATCTGCTGAACGCGGCACACGAATCGATGGCGAAAATGGTCCGCACCGGTGAGGAGCACGGGTTTCGAAATGCGCAGGCAACCGTGCTCGCTCCAACGGGGACCATCGGCTTCATGATGGATTGCGATACGACGGGAATCGAGCCCGACATCGCTCTCGTCAAGTACAAGCTTCTCGCCGGCAAGGGAGATGGCCTCCTGAAGATCGTAAACAGAACGGTGCCCGAAGCGCTGCACCGCCTCGGATATACGGACCAGGAATGCCTGGACATCCTCGACTACATCGAAACCGAAGACACCATAGAAGGCGCCCCAGGCCTAAAAGATGAGCACCTGTCGGTTTTCGACTGCGCGTTCAAGCCCCACAAGGGCACACGCTCGATCGGACACATGGGACACATCAAGATGATGGCGGCTTGCCAGCCATTCATCTCGGGGGCTATCTCGAAAACGGTCAACATGCCGGAAAGCGCGACCGTTGAAGACATCGCGGATGCCTACGCTCAGGGCTGGAATCTCGGCCTGAAGGCGGTCGCCATCTATCGTGAGAATTCCAAACGGAGCCAGCCGCTGTCCACGCGGCAGGGCGGCAACACGCAAGGCAAAGAGATCGCAGGAGGAGATGGCGTCGCCACCAACCTCGAACCCGAGATCGTCGAGAAAGTGGTCTACCGACCCGTCAGAAAGCGACTCCCGGATGAGCGCCCGTCGATCACACACAAGTTCAGCATTGCCGGCCACGAAGGCTATGTACACATCGGACTCTACCCGGACACGAACATGCCGGGCGAGATCTTTATCACAATGGCCAAGCAGGGCTCAACCATTGCTGGACTGATGGACGCGTTCGCCACCTCGATATCGATTGCGCTGCAGTATGGCGTGCCTCTGGAAGATCTGTGCACCAAGTTCAGCCACATGCGCTTCGAGCCGTCAGGATTTACGAACAACCGCCAGATTCCGATTGCGAAATCCATCATGGATTACATCGCACGGTACCTGTCACTCAAATTCCTCGGTAACACGTCCCCTCGCGCGGGGTACGTCAGCTCAGCCGATCTGGTCGATCATCACCCCGCCACTCCCGCGGCGCCGAAGAAAAGCCTCACGGTAAAGCGGGACAAAGCGGAGGACGATGCGCTGGTTGGCGGTACCGTCGAGGAGTTTCTTGATGCCGCGGAACACGCCGGTGCGACGAAAGCATCCGTGCATGTAGAGATAGACGCGACCGCATCGTTTCAGAATCAGGAAGACGCGCCGCCCTGCTCCAACTGCGGGTCGATTACAGTACGCTCCGGATCCTGCTACTCGTGCCCGAACTGCGGCAACACGAGTGGATGCGGATAAAACGAAAATGAGTATCTGACCGAACGGTGAACACCGTGAGCGGAACGGACTCCGGTCCGAACCGCTCTAGGTCTGATTGAAGACGCCCGGGACCGTGGGGGGAACCCGGGCGTTCTTCTTTTCTCTCGTTTTTCTGTGCCTCGCTCCGGATCCTACGGGAAAATTCCCATCTCCGTGTAGGATGAAGCGACCTTGTTGATCGCATTCACGAAGGCCGCAGTCCGCAGGTCGAGGTTCTTTTCCCTGGCGGTGCTGCGAATCTCACCGTAGGCGTTCACCATGGTTTCCTCAAGCCCGGAATAGACCAGCGTCGTCTCGTCGGCACCTCTGGCGATCTGCACCTTGCGTTCCGGCGAGAACTCACTGCCAGACAACTCCTCCATCGCCGACAACATGAGCTCCTGAGCACTTTGCTCGAAACGGCGACTCATTCTTCCAAAGCGCACGTGTGACAAATTCCGCAACCATTCGAAATACGACACAGTCACGCCGCCCGCGTTCAGATAAACGTCCGGAATGATCATCACATTTCGCTTCAGGAGCATCTCGTCGGCCTCCGCCGTGACGGGTCCGTTGGCTGCCTCTCCGATAATCTTTGCCTTGATCTCGTCCGCGTTTTCTACCGTGATCTGGCTTTCGAGGGCCGCCGGGATCAGAATGTCACACGGCCGCGCCAGAATATCTTTCGAGCTCTCAATGTTTTCGGCGCCGTCGAAATCAAACACGCTGCCGGTGGCCTTTCGGTGACTCACCAGCTGCTCCAGATCCATACCCTCCGGATTGTAGATCGCTCCTTCGTACTCTCCGACGCCGATCAAACGCGCGCCACTCTGGGTCAGGAACTTCGCGGCATGATATCCGACGTTTCCAAGTCCCTGCACGATAAAGCTCTTACCCGCAATGCCCGGATCCAGGCCAATCACCGCCATGTCATCCGCAAAAGAACATGCCTCACGTATTCCGTAATAGACGCCCAGCCCGGTCGCTTCGGTGCGACCGCGAATACCTCCCTGTCCAACCGGTTTGCCCGTTACACAGGCGAGCGCATCGAGCGGATCAGTGGTCAATGAGTTGTAAGTATCGAGGATCCAGGCCATTTCCTTGGCCCCGGTCCCGTAGTCCGGTGCCGGAACGTCGATGCCAGGACCTATGAAGTTCTTCCGGGTCAGTTCATACGTGTAGCGGCGCGTGATGCGTTGGAGTTCGGGGGACGAGAAGTTGCGCGCGCTGATCTTGACTCCGCCTTTTGCTCCGCCGAACGGCACGTCGACGATCGCGCACTTGTAGGTCATAAGCGTCGCCAGCGCCTTCACCTCGTCTTCCGTCACATTAGAGGCATATCGGATGCCACCCTTCGTCGGGAGTTTGTGTTGGCTGTGCTCGGCACGCCATGCGCGGATCGTCAGGATTGAACCGTCATCCCGCTGCAGAGGGAATTCCATGGCGTACACCGAATTGCACATCCTGATCTGTTTAAGCAACCCCGACGGGTGATCGGTATAGGCGGCCGCCTTCTCAAACATGCGGTCGACCTGTTCCAGGAAACTGATTTCAGACATGACTCCTCTCTGAAGAAATGAAAAGCTGTGATGGGTCACGAATTGTGTCGGCCGGAAGGCGCAACCATCCGAAGGCTACCGCATGCCGCGGAAAAGTACAACGGTCGCGAGAGCTGGAGTGAAACCAGGCCATCCCCGCTTTGGAAGCGAGAGGGATGAAACGCATTCGTTTCGCCACAATTCTGTGACATCCTGCCGCTACGATCGCCGATATACTATGAGCGGACATGCAACACGACCGACAATAC
This region includes:
- a CDS encoding Glu/Leu/Phe/Val dehydrogenase, giving the protein MSEISFLEQVDRMFEKAAAYTDHPSGLLKQIRMCNSVYAMEFPLQRDDGSILTIRAWRAEHSQHKLPTKGGIRYASNVTEDEVKALATLMTYKCAIVDVPFGGAKGGVKISARNFSSPELQRITRRYTYELTRKNFIGPGIDVPAPDYGTGAKEMAWILDTYNSLTTDPLDALACVTGKPVGQGGIRGRTEATGLGVYYGIREACSFADDMAVIGLDPGIAGKSFIVQGLGNVGYHAAKFLTQSGARLIGVGEYEGAIYNPEGMDLEQLVSHRKATGSVFDFDGAENIESSKDILARPCDILIPAALESQITVENADEIKAKIIGEAANGPVTAEADEMLLKRNVMIIPDVYLNAGGVTVSYFEWLRNLSHVRFGRMSRRFEQSAQELMLSAMEELSGSEFSPERKVQIARGADETTLVYSGLEETMVNAYGEIRSTAREKNLDLRTAAFVNAINKVASSYTEMGIFP
- a CDS encoding vitamin B12-dependent ribonucleotide reductase, with product MPDNAVTTKTSHDTEPTFQSDLSHGLSIPRVFSTEGQHPFESLEWETRDAVIRNHTGDAIFEQKGVEFPKTWSRLATNVVTSKYFYGDHIRNGEKPSEGGREHSLKQLIHRVTRTIADWGIEQHYFATEEDGQRFYEELTWLCTNQHGSFNSPVWFNVGLFQQYGVRDSGGKVIYGWDEQQQAVVEVDPYERPQASACFIISVEDSIDDIWKLMGESARLFKFGSGVGADWSALRSSKEKLSGGGTPSGPVSFMRVQDATGGTIKSGGKTRRAAIMQTLKCWHADIMEFVTAKQDEEKKAWALIEQGYDGSFNGPAYGSVAFQNVNQSVRVTDEFMAAAEADESYTLHGVNDGGVKTEVQAAEVLNKIAQGTHVCGDPGLQYEDTIQRWHTCKNSAPINSSNPCSEYMFLDDSACNLASLNLRKFQDADGNFDVERFRAASRLFITAMEILVDNAGYPSPNITKNSRDYRPLGLGFANLGALIMSMGMPYDSDEGRAVAGAITAIEHAEAFARSAEIAANSSIGPFVGYERNRDVMLEVMRMHQRAVENIGPSCPEYLLNAAHESMAKMVRTGEEHGFRNAQATVLAPTGTIGFMMDCDTTGIEPDIALVKYKLLAGKGDGLLKIVNRTVPEALHRLGYTDQECLDILDYIETEDTIEGAPGLKDEHLSVFDCAFKPHKGTRSIGHMGHIKMMAACQPFISGAISKTVNMPESATVEDIADAYAQGWNLGLKAVAIYRENSKRSQPLSTRQGGNTQGKEIAGGDGVATNLEPEIVEKVVYRPVRKRLPDERPSITHKFSIAGHEGYVHIGLYPDTNMPGEIFITMAKQGSTIAGLMDAFATSISIALQYGVPLEDLCTKFSHMRFEPSGFTNNRQIPIAKSIMDYIARYLSLKFLGNTSPRAGYVSSADLVDHHPATPAAPKKSLTVKRDKAEDDALVGGTVEEFLDAAEHAGATKASVHVEIDATASFQNQEDAPPCSNCGSITVRSGSCYSCPNCGNTSGCG